One Anopheles marshallii chromosome 3, idAnoMarsDA_429_01, whole genome shotgun sequence genomic region harbors:
- the LOC128716193 gene encoding apoptosis-resistant E3 ubiquitin protein ligase 1 isoform X1, protein MLVRCIKILVAVVLSLTFTISLSKLVLCIWNGWFNADAADYEIFASYPGAGRLGPSPTGPSFSYAGGSRQRHTPTIVDEWLDHNQLGKYKQLFRDRGISTLSSCGDPERLPELPPGDEQRLQRAALNLQQKLILREWLKEHRLQHHYSRLVAIEVTALEDVYWLEDSRASQILGKDWPIWSSARQKLPTSKANLEALKADLWSTVVKSSQHQDAWTWGGMLVVSVSVAGLVTLAAMTQPSLAPEARHSLLQYVTGKYLLPANCKVHWDWTDPARVGGTMCFTVRFHQRNGQAYPICDTDQFFVEVTEGTRKIVTISELGSPTDPNNANIAKVKFTVRTAGQYKISVLIGSSHIAGSPFLKTFAPGPMDARRSRLIRPASTVVCCAGAPTFLHIEPRDEHGNTCQFEMDCDPIKGYSIDIFDLYGNHSDKFGSAVSFSYDKVNARISLTALFPEPVCLRAVVSYETQPIPNGDFDIIVLSSSDTTLVHKNIASRKHNICYEAKLFSIYGQQRWTKPRKVLCYVGPKQVTIKEMILKIIPKRIATFRLCPSTKFHFLPPSTIQMNNSHGAIFIIDDGCQPKIELASKERNVIAATFTHFLLKNIGGSETFKDKQDFFYHEVRKFHSNYYHEKLSLKVQRDKILESSMKATKNFSVSDWCGNFEVTFQGEQGIDWGGLRREWFELVCSALFDPRGGLFCTFHDKRQALVHPNPNRPPHLKLKHFEFAGKVVGKCLYESALGGTYRQLVRARFSRSFLAQLIGLRVHYKYFEQDDPDLYLSKIKYILDTDLDTSDNLELYFVEEVYDQSGQLQKTIELIPNGAKVRVTNATKNQYLDALAQQRLCNNVREEIDSFLKGLNGIIPDNLLSIFDENELELLLCGTGEYSIADFRANHIVNGGSAEFRRVLGWFWAAVGNFSQTEMARLLQFTTGCSQLPPGGFQELNPRFQITAAPTFGNLPTAHTCFNQLCLPDYEGYEQFEKALMFAISEGTEGFGMV, encoded by the exons ATGCTAGTGCGTTGCATCAAAATTCTCGTAGCTGTTGTGCTTAGTTTGACGTTTACCATTTCCCTGTCGAAGCTGGTGCTGTGCATTTGGAACGGGTGGTTTAATGCGGACGCCGCGGATTATGAAATTTTCGCATCCTACCCGGGCGCTGGACGTCTGGGACCGTCGCCCACCGGCCCGTCGTTCTCGTACGCGGGTGGGTCACGGCAACGGCACACCCCTACCATCGTGGACGAGTGGCTCGATCACAATCAGCTGGGGAAGTACAAACAACTCTTCCGTGACAGAG GTATCTCGACGCTCTCGAGCTGCGGAGATCCAGAGCGCCTGCCGGAGCTACCACCAGGAGATGAACAGCGTCTTCAGCGAGCTGCCTTGAATCTACAACAGAAATTAATACTTCGCGAGTGGCTTAAGGAGCATCGACTGCAGCATCATTATTCCAG GTTGGTTGCCATCGAGGTTACGGCACTGGAAGATGTGTACTGGTTGGAAGATTCCCGGGCGAGCCAAATCCTTGGCAAGGACTGGCCCATCTGGTCGAGCGCGCGCCAAAAACTGCCAACCTCCAAAGCCAACCTGGAAGCCTTAAAAGCCGACCTGTGGTCTACGGTTGTGAAGTCGAGCCAGCATCAGGATGCCTGGACGTGGGGTGGTATGCTTGTCGTGTCGGTTTCGGTGGCCGGTTTGGTTACGCTGGCCGCCATGACACAGCCTTCGCTCGCACCGGAAGCACGCCACTCGCTGCTGCAGTACGTGACCGGGAAGTATCTGCTGCCGGCGAACTGTAAGGTGCACTGGGACTGGACCGACCCAGCACGGGTCGGCGGCACGATGTGCTTTACCGTGCGGTTCCACCAGCGCAACGGCCAGGCCTATCCCATCTGTGATACGGATCAGTTTTTCGTCGAGGTTACCGAGGGTACGCGCAAGATAGTGACGATCAGTGAGCTCGGCTCGCCGACCGATCCCAACAATGCCAACATAGCGAAGGTGAAGTTTACGGTGCGCACGGCCGGCCAGTACAAGATATCGGTACTGATCGGGTCCAGCCATATCGCTGGCAGTCCCTTCCTGAAGACGTTCGCTCCGGGACCGATGGATGCGCGCCGGTCGAGACTGATCCGTCCGGCCAGCACGGTGGTATGCTGTGCCGGTGCGCCCACCTTCCTGCACATAGAGCCTCGGGATGAGCATGGCAATACGTGCCAGTTTGAGATGGACTGTGATCCGATCAAGGGTTACAGCATCGACATCTTCGATCTCTACGGTAACCATAGTGATAAGTTTGGAAGTGCGGTCAGCTTCTCGTACGATAAGGTAAACGCACGCATTAGTCTTACGGCTCTGTTTCCCGAGCCAGTGTGCCTCCGGGCTGTGGTAAGCTATGAAACTCAACCGATCCCGAACGGAGACTTCGACATCATTGTGCTGAGCAGCAGCGATACAACGCTCGTGCACAAGAATATTGCCTCGCGCAAACACAACATCTGCTATGAGGCCAAGCTGTTTAGCATCTACGGCCAGCAACGGTGGACCAAGCCCCGCAAAGTGCTTTGTTATGTTGGACCGAAGCAAGTCACCATTAAGGAGATGATCCTTAAAATCATTCCCAAGCGTATTGCAACGTTTCGTCTCTGTCCTTCCACTAAA ttccattttcttccaccaTCAACCATACAAATGAACAACAGCCACGGTGCGATCTTCATCATTGACGATGGCTGCCAACCAAAGATCGAGTTGGCTTCCAAGGAGCGTAACGTCATCGCGGCCACGTTCACACACTTCCTGCTGAAGAATATCGGCGGCTCGGAAACGTTCAAAGACAAGCAAGACTTCTTCTATCATGAA GTACGTAAATTCCATTCCAACTATTACCACGAGAAGCTATCGCTGAAGGTGCAGCGGGACAAAATTCTGGAGTCAAGCATGAAGGCAACTAAAAACTTTTCAGTTTCCGATTGGTGCGGTAACTTTGAGGTTACATTCCAGGGAGAACAAG GAATCGATTGGGGTGGCTTAAGACGCGAGTGGTTCGAGCTGGTATGCAGTGCGCTATTTGACCCCCGTGGTGGTCTCTTCTGTACATTCCACGACAAGCGACAGGCACTGGTTCATCCGAACCCGAACCGTCCACCGCATCTGAAGCTGAAGCACTTCGAGTTTGCGGGCAAAGTCGTCGGCAAATGTCTGTACGAATCGGCTCTCGGTGGGACATACCGACAACTTGTACGGGCACGTTTCTCACGCTCGTTTCTGGCACAGTTGATCGGGCTCCGAGTGCACTACAAGTACTTCGAGCAAGACGACCCGGATCTGTACCTTTCGAAGATCAAGTACATACTCGACACGGATCTGGACACTAGCGACAATTTGGAGCTCTACTTCGTGGAAGAGGTGTACGATCAAAGTGGACAGCTGCAGAAGACGATCGAACTGATACCGAACGGGGCCAAGGTGCGGGTTACCAATGCTACCAAGAACCAGTACCTGGATGCGCTGGCACAGCAGCGTCTGTGCAACAATGTACGTGAGGAAATTGACAGCTTCCTGAAGGGATTGAATGGCATCATTCCCGATAATTTGTTGAGCATTTTTGACGAAAATGAATTGGAG TTACTTCTTTGCGGTACGGGAGAGTACTCTATCGCTGACTTCCGGGCGAACCATATCGTAAACGGAGGTTCGGCTGAATTTCGACGAGTGCTTGGTTGGTTCTGGGCAGCTGTCGGTAACTTTTCCCAAACCGAGATGGCGCGTCTACTGCAGTTTACTACTGGCTGTTCTCAGTTACCTCCAGGAGGCTTTCAG GAGTTGAATCccaggtttcaaatcactgcAGCTCCCACATTTGGTAATCTTCCAACGGCTCACACTTG CTTCAACCAACTCTGCTTGCCGGACTACGAAGGCTACGAGCAGTTTGAGAAGGCTCTCATGTTCGCCATCAGTGAGGGAACCGAAGGTTTTGGCATGGTCTAA
- the LOC128716193 gene encoding apoptosis-resistant E3 ubiquitin protein ligase 1 isoform X2 — MWAPESEINSIAFTNIRHSVSASSGISTLSSCGDPERLPELPPGDEQRLQRAALNLQQKLILREWLKEHRLQHHYSRLVAIEVTALEDVYWLEDSRASQILGKDWPIWSSARQKLPTSKANLEALKADLWSTVVKSSQHQDAWTWGGMLVVSVSVAGLVTLAAMTQPSLAPEARHSLLQYVTGKYLLPANCKVHWDWTDPARVGGTMCFTVRFHQRNGQAYPICDTDQFFVEVTEGTRKIVTISELGSPTDPNNANIAKVKFTVRTAGQYKISVLIGSSHIAGSPFLKTFAPGPMDARRSRLIRPASTVVCCAGAPTFLHIEPRDEHGNTCQFEMDCDPIKGYSIDIFDLYGNHSDKFGSAVSFSYDKVNARISLTALFPEPVCLRAVVSYETQPIPNGDFDIIVLSSSDTTLVHKNIASRKHNICYEAKLFSIYGQQRWTKPRKVLCYVGPKQVTIKEMILKIIPKRIATFRLCPSTKFHFLPPSTIQMNNSHGAIFIIDDGCQPKIELASKERNVIAATFTHFLLKNIGGSETFKDKQDFFYHEVRKFHSNYYHEKLSLKVQRDKILESSMKATKNFSVSDWCGNFEVTFQGEQGIDWGGLRREWFELVCSALFDPRGGLFCTFHDKRQALVHPNPNRPPHLKLKHFEFAGKVVGKCLYESALGGTYRQLVRARFSRSFLAQLIGLRVHYKYFEQDDPDLYLSKIKYILDTDLDTSDNLELYFVEEVYDQSGQLQKTIELIPNGAKVRVTNATKNQYLDALAQQRLCNNVREEIDSFLKGLNGIIPDNLLSIFDENELELLLCGTGEYSIADFRANHIVNGGSAEFRRVLGWFWAAVGNFSQTEMARLLQFTTGCSQLPPGGFQELNPRFQITAAPTFGNLPTAHTCFNQLCLPDYEGYEQFEKALMFAISEGTEGFGMV; from the exons ATGTGGGCTCCGGAGTCGGAAATCAACTCGATTGCCTTTACCAACATCCGTCATTCGGTGTCAGCTTCGTCTG GTATCTCGACGCTCTCGAGCTGCGGAGATCCAGAGCGCCTGCCGGAGCTACCACCAGGAGATGAACAGCGTCTTCAGCGAGCTGCCTTGAATCTACAACAGAAATTAATACTTCGCGAGTGGCTTAAGGAGCATCGACTGCAGCATCATTATTCCAG GTTGGTTGCCATCGAGGTTACGGCACTGGAAGATGTGTACTGGTTGGAAGATTCCCGGGCGAGCCAAATCCTTGGCAAGGACTGGCCCATCTGGTCGAGCGCGCGCCAAAAACTGCCAACCTCCAAAGCCAACCTGGAAGCCTTAAAAGCCGACCTGTGGTCTACGGTTGTGAAGTCGAGCCAGCATCAGGATGCCTGGACGTGGGGTGGTATGCTTGTCGTGTCGGTTTCGGTGGCCGGTTTGGTTACGCTGGCCGCCATGACACAGCCTTCGCTCGCACCGGAAGCACGCCACTCGCTGCTGCAGTACGTGACCGGGAAGTATCTGCTGCCGGCGAACTGTAAGGTGCACTGGGACTGGACCGACCCAGCACGGGTCGGCGGCACGATGTGCTTTACCGTGCGGTTCCACCAGCGCAACGGCCAGGCCTATCCCATCTGTGATACGGATCAGTTTTTCGTCGAGGTTACCGAGGGTACGCGCAAGATAGTGACGATCAGTGAGCTCGGCTCGCCGACCGATCCCAACAATGCCAACATAGCGAAGGTGAAGTTTACGGTGCGCACGGCCGGCCAGTACAAGATATCGGTACTGATCGGGTCCAGCCATATCGCTGGCAGTCCCTTCCTGAAGACGTTCGCTCCGGGACCGATGGATGCGCGCCGGTCGAGACTGATCCGTCCGGCCAGCACGGTGGTATGCTGTGCCGGTGCGCCCACCTTCCTGCACATAGAGCCTCGGGATGAGCATGGCAATACGTGCCAGTTTGAGATGGACTGTGATCCGATCAAGGGTTACAGCATCGACATCTTCGATCTCTACGGTAACCATAGTGATAAGTTTGGAAGTGCGGTCAGCTTCTCGTACGATAAGGTAAACGCACGCATTAGTCTTACGGCTCTGTTTCCCGAGCCAGTGTGCCTCCGGGCTGTGGTAAGCTATGAAACTCAACCGATCCCGAACGGAGACTTCGACATCATTGTGCTGAGCAGCAGCGATACAACGCTCGTGCACAAGAATATTGCCTCGCGCAAACACAACATCTGCTATGAGGCCAAGCTGTTTAGCATCTACGGCCAGCAACGGTGGACCAAGCCCCGCAAAGTGCTTTGTTATGTTGGACCGAAGCAAGTCACCATTAAGGAGATGATCCTTAAAATCATTCCCAAGCGTATTGCAACGTTTCGTCTCTGTCCTTCCACTAAA ttccattttcttccaccaTCAACCATACAAATGAACAACAGCCACGGTGCGATCTTCATCATTGACGATGGCTGCCAACCAAAGATCGAGTTGGCTTCCAAGGAGCGTAACGTCATCGCGGCCACGTTCACACACTTCCTGCTGAAGAATATCGGCGGCTCGGAAACGTTCAAAGACAAGCAAGACTTCTTCTATCATGAA GTACGTAAATTCCATTCCAACTATTACCACGAGAAGCTATCGCTGAAGGTGCAGCGGGACAAAATTCTGGAGTCAAGCATGAAGGCAACTAAAAACTTTTCAGTTTCCGATTGGTGCGGTAACTTTGAGGTTACATTCCAGGGAGAACAAG GAATCGATTGGGGTGGCTTAAGACGCGAGTGGTTCGAGCTGGTATGCAGTGCGCTATTTGACCCCCGTGGTGGTCTCTTCTGTACATTCCACGACAAGCGACAGGCACTGGTTCATCCGAACCCGAACCGTCCACCGCATCTGAAGCTGAAGCACTTCGAGTTTGCGGGCAAAGTCGTCGGCAAATGTCTGTACGAATCGGCTCTCGGTGGGACATACCGACAACTTGTACGGGCACGTTTCTCACGCTCGTTTCTGGCACAGTTGATCGGGCTCCGAGTGCACTACAAGTACTTCGAGCAAGACGACCCGGATCTGTACCTTTCGAAGATCAAGTACATACTCGACACGGATCTGGACACTAGCGACAATTTGGAGCTCTACTTCGTGGAAGAGGTGTACGATCAAAGTGGACAGCTGCAGAAGACGATCGAACTGATACCGAACGGGGCCAAGGTGCGGGTTACCAATGCTACCAAGAACCAGTACCTGGATGCGCTGGCACAGCAGCGTCTGTGCAACAATGTACGTGAGGAAATTGACAGCTTCCTGAAGGGATTGAATGGCATCATTCCCGATAATTTGTTGAGCATTTTTGACGAAAATGAATTGGAG TTACTTCTTTGCGGTACGGGAGAGTACTCTATCGCTGACTTCCGGGCGAACCATATCGTAAACGGAGGTTCGGCTGAATTTCGACGAGTGCTTGGTTGGTTCTGGGCAGCTGTCGGTAACTTTTCCCAAACCGAGATGGCGCGTCTACTGCAGTTTACTACTGGCTGTTCTCAGTTACCTCCAGGAGGCTTTCAG GAGTTGAATCccaggtttcaaatcactgcAGCTCCCACATTTGGTAATCTTCCAACGGCTCACACTTG CTTCAACCAACTCTGCTTGCCGGACTACGAAGGCTACGAGCAGTTTGAGAAGGCTCTCATGTTCGCCATCAGTGAGGGAACCGAAGGTTTTGGCATGGTCTAA